A single genomic interval of Glycine soja cultivar W05 unplaced genomic scaffold, ASM419377v2 tig00000369_3_pilon_5407205_5421795, whole genome shotgun sequence harbors:
- the LOC114404132 gene encoding uncharacterized protein LOC114404132 produces the protein MDIPLRSTRKYLFKKTDLLRLRELASLVSDPVDFQAHHGKLLRILRVDVEEGCLETLVQFYDPLYHCFTFPDYQLVPTLEEYSYLVGLPVPDKIPFHGFEPTPKPSDIAAALHLKTSIIQANLTSKGGLQGLPTHFLYQQASIFAEAASILAFHSILALLIYGLLLFPNIDNFIDINAIKIFLTKNPVPTLLADTYHSIHDRTQAGRGTISCCAPLFYQWFTFHLPQSRAFKTNDDKLSWPRRIMTLDPSDIVWYQAASDVGEIIVSCGEYPNVPLLGMRGGISYNPLLARRQFGYPIKTKPNNLALTNEFYLNHGDHSNKRERFAQAWSAIRRLNRSQLGKKSDYVHESYTQWVIDRTKSFGLPYRLPRYLSSTIPPSSLPIPFDTKEEFHEQLTKERQEKETWKRRYQGLEQENEILKGKIAQQSRELFIQNQRMIEKDDLLRRKDALLHRDARRKRRFMDLFSRAHSDSEDPSTPGV, from the coding sequence ATGGACATCCCACTGAGAAGCACTAGGAAGTACCTTTTCAAAAAAACAGACCTGTTGAGATTAAGGGAGCTAGCATCTTTAGTAAGTGATCCAGTTGATTTTCAAGCTCATCATGGGAAGTTGCTCAGAATTCTTAGAGTAGATGTTGAGGAAGGATGCCTAGAGACCCTGGTTCAGTTCTATGACCCGCTCTACCATTGCTTCACATTTCCCGATTACCAGCTTGTCCCCACACTTGAAGAGTACTCCTACCTAGTGGGTTTACCTGTGCCAGACAAGATACCTTTCCATGGTTTTGAGCCTACCCCTAAACCCTCTGACATCGCAGCCGCCCTCCATCTTAAAACCTCTATCATCCAAGCAAACCTTACCTCTAAGGGAGGCCTCCAAGGTCTTCCCACCCACTTCCTCTACCAACAAGCCTCTATATTTGCTGAAGCAGCTAGCATACTTGCCTTCCATTCCATCCTAGCCCTCCTTATATATGGCCTTTTACTCTTCCCAAATATTGACAACTTCATCGATATCAATGCCATTAAAATCTTTCTTACAAAGAACCCCGTACCCACTCTACTCGCCGATACCTACCATTCTATCCATGACCGTACCCAGGCTGGCCGTGGAACCATTTCTTGTTGTGCACCTTTATTCTATCAGTGGTTTACCTTCCACTTACCTCAATCCCGTGCCTTCAAGACCAATGATGATAAGCTTTCTTGGCCTCGCCGAATCATGACTCTTGACCCATCTGACATTGTTTGGTACCAAGCAGCTAGTGATGTTGGAGAGATTATTGTGAGTTGTGGTGAATACCCCAACGTACCTCTTTTGGGTATGCGTGGCGGAATTAGCTACAACCCGCTTCTCGCTCGACGACAATTTGGGTACCCGATAAAGACAAAACCAAACAACCTTGCCTTGACTAATGAATTCTATCTTAACCATGGAGATCACTCGAACAAAAGGGAAAGATTCGCGCAAGCTTGGAGCGCTATCCGCAGACTCAACAGAAGTCAGTTGGGAAAGAAATCAGACTATGTGCACGAATCTTATACCCAGTGGGTTATTGATAGGACCAAGAGCTTTGGCCTACCCTACCGCTTACCCAGATACCTATCGTCCACCATCCCACCATCATCCTTGCCTATCCCCTTTGATACTAAGGAAGAGTTTCATGAACAATTAACCAAAGAAAggcaagaaaaagaaacttgGAAGAGGAGATACCAGGGGCTCGAGCAAGAGAATGAGATTTTGAAGGGGAAGATAGCCCAACAGAGCCGTGAGCTTTTTATCCAGAACCAGAGGATGATTGAGAAGGACGACTTGCTTCGTCGGAAAGACGCTTTGCTCCACCGAGATGCTAGAAGGAAGAGGAGGTTTATGGATTTGTTCTCCCGTGCACATTCAGATTCCGAGGATCCATCTACTCCGGGAGTTTGA